The region CCTTCGCCGGGGGCTTTTTCTTGGGCCATGTCGAAGTCTATGCAGCGGTGTTCTACAAAGGCGTCGATTTCCACGAAGCTCCCTTCGTCGAGCAGTTTTTCTATCCTTTCTCTTGCTGTAAGTTTTCCGCTTTCGTGCTGCTTTTTTATCCTCTTTTCTCCGCCGCCTTGCCTTATTTGTTCCCTTCTTTGCCTTAGCTCTTCAAGTTTTTGTTCCATCGTTTCCATGGCATCCCACTCCTTTTAAACTTCACAATATTCAATCAAAGCATGAGGGCCCTAATAGATTAATCTCCATCTATATTAGGGCCCTCACAAAAACACTCATACACTACGCCCGCTATTAATTATTTATTTTTAACCAAATATAGCTCTTATTATAAGAAAGCCTACGGATGGAACAAGAAGAGTTCCTAAACCCGTGTAAAAAGTAGCCGTCATTGCACCATAAGGTACCAGTTTTGGATCAGTAGCAGCAAGCCCTCCTGCAACGCCGCTAGTCGTTCCAAGAAGTCCTCCGTATACCATGGCTGCCGTTGGATTATTCAAACCTATAACTGGCGCTATTATAGGCGTAATGATCATTGTTAACACTGATTTTACAACTCCGGCTGCTATTGAAAGCGCAATTACTTCAGAACTTGCTCCAAGGGCACTCCCCGTTACCGGACCAACTATGAACGTCACTGCTCCCGCTCCTATAGTAGTTATATCCACAGGATTTTTAAATCCTAAAGCAACAGCAACAATAGCCCCAACCACGAATGAGAAGGCAACACCAACCAATAAGGAAATAACGCCTACAAGTCCCGCTTTTTTTAAGTTTTCAAGCTTTACACCGTAAGCAGTAGAGATTATGGCATAGTCTCTAAGCATCCCGCCGCCTAAGAGTCCAAGGCCTGCAAAAAGCTTTATATCGGATAGACCTTTTTCCCCTCCAGTATACTTGCCAGCAATATAAGCCAAAATAAGACCGATTATTATGGCAAATGCTGAACCCATCCTCTTTTGCCCAATGGCATCTGCTATGGAATATGCGATGAACATTATAAGCGCTACTATGCCTATAGCCCCTACCAAACCATAAGACGTGAAAAGTTTGGTGATTATGTTAGCAACCATACTCTTTCAGCTCCTTTTATTTATTTCTTGCTCTCTTGAGTCGTCCCGATTTTTGAAATAAGGGGGATCAAGAGCATCGAACCAATTGTCGCAAGTCCCCCTGCAAGGAATGCTACTGCACCTCCAGAAAAAGCCGCTACAACATTTTGGATTGAGGACATAGCTACCACTATTGGAATATAAAGTGAACTCACAAACTCTATGCCTTTTGCAGTTTTTTCTGGAAAGGGCTTTCCTTTCGCCTCAAGGTAGTTGCTTATAAGCACCAGAAATAACATTGCAATTCCTACGCCACCTACATCTCCTTTGACTCCCAATAATTCCCCTAGCAGGTTTCCTATAAAAGTACCTGCAAACATGCAAAAGGCAATAATCCCAAGTCCATATATCTCCATACAATCTACTCCTTTCTCAAATCGCTTCATTTGCCCTCAGAGTTTCTATCTGCTCTTCAGTAAAGCCTAACATTTCTTTTAAAACCTCCTTGGTATGCTGCCCCAACAGAGGTGCAGGACTTTCAACTTTACCCGGTGTTTCGGAGAATTTAATGGGAATTCCTGGAACCTTCATTTTTCCTGCCACGGGATGCTCAAGCTCTACGAGCATTTCTCTAGCCCTTACCTGTGGGTCGTTTACGATCCTTTCTATGTTATTTATAGGTCCACACGGTATACCTGCTTTTTCTAAAAT is a window of Caldanaerovirga acetigignens DNA encoding:
- the madL gene encoding malonate transporter subunit MadL gives rise to the protein MEIYGLGIIAFCMFAGTFIGNLLGELLGVKGDVGGVGIAMLFLVLISNYLEAKGKPFPEKTAKGIEFVSSLYIPIVVAMSSIQNVVAAFSGGAVAFLAGGLATIGSMLLIPLISKIGTTQESKK
- a CDS encoding carboxyl transferase domain-containing protein, with product METMEQKLEELRQRREQIRQGGGEKRIKKQHESGKLTARERIEKLLDEGSFVEIDAFVEHRCIDFDMAQEKAPGEG
- the madM gene encoding malonate transporter subunit MadM; translation: MVANIITKLFTSYGLVGAIGIVALIMFIAYSIADAIGQKRMGSAFAIIIGLILAYIAGKYTGGEKGLSDIKLFAGLGLLGGGMLRDYAIISTAYGVKLENLKKAGLVGVISLLVGVAFSFVVGAIVAVALGFKNPVDITTIGAGAVTFIVGPVTGSALGASSEVIALSIAAGVVKSVLTMIITPIIAPVIGLNNPTAAMVYGGLLGTTSGVAGGLAATDPKLVPYGAMTATFYTGLGTLLVPSVGFLIIRAIFG